TGGCTTGCGGGTGGGTCGCGCGGAGACTCGGACAGGCTCGGGTGATCGGCGAAATCGTGGGTGGAATCCTGGTGGGCCCGTCAATTCTTGGCAGGTTCGCACCACATGTCTCGGCTCGGCTGTTTCCTCAAAGTTCGCTCGCTTCCTTTGAGATCCTCAGCACCATCGGCCTTGTCTTATTTCTGTTCTTGATCGGCAGCGAACTGGACTATGAACATCTGCGCAGGCAGCGCTCCACGGCGCTTCTCGCCAGCGCTATGAGCATCCTCTTTCCTTTCCTGATGGCCGTGATGGTCGCCCATTACCTGCGGATCCGGTTCGCACCGGACGGGATTGGCAATATCCCATTCGTACTCTTCCTCGGCATCTCCATGAGCATCACCGCGTTCCCCGTGCTCGCTCGAATTCTGGAAGAAAGGGGCCTGCAGTCCACGCCTCTCGGAGCCACGGCACTGATGTGCGCCGCCGTGGACGACGTCTGCGCGTGGCTCCTCCTCGCGTTAGGACTGACGCTTCTTCCCCATGCTGGGGAGGCGACGCCGCTCACCATGCGCTTTCTATGGCTCGGCATTTACCTAGCGGTGATGCTCGTCGTCGTCAGGCCGCTCGGCAGCTGGGTCGCTCGACGCCAGAGCGAGGCAGGTCTTTCGTATGAAACACTCGGTGTCGTCGTGGCGACTGTCCTCGCCTCGGCGGCGGCGACAGAGGCAATCGGAATCCATCCGCTCTTCGGAGCGTTTCTGGCCGGCATATGCTTCCCTCGCATTGAGAGATGGCAGACTGCGGTGCGCACTCGCCTCGACACGATTACGTCGATTCTCCTGCTGCCGCTGTTTTTCGCGCTCACCGGGATGCGCACCCGGCTCGATCTGCTCTCCGGTACTAGCATCTGGCTCTGGACCGCTGTCGTGTTGGCGGCTGCGGTGGCGGGCAAGATGGGGGGCGCGATCATCGCCTCCAGGCTGACTGGCCAGTCATGGCGGGATGCAATGGCGCTGGGAGCGTTGCTCAACACACGCGGTCTGGTCGAGTTGATCGTGTTGAATATCGCTTATAACGCGCACGTCTTTTCGCCCACTTTGTTCACGATGCTCGTCGTGATGGCCCTGGTGACCACCATGATTACGAGTCCGATACTCAACCTGATCGGCATTGAAAACCGCAATCAGGGAACGCGCGATCTGGCGATGATGCCGAACCGTGCGCAATCCGACGTTTCGCCCGGTGAAGCAGCCTGACCAGAAAGTCTCCATCAAAAGCATGAGATCAAAACCTTCCTTCGTGTTGAGTACAACGCCCGGCCCACCGCGTACGCTCTGGCTGTCACTGGGAAGTCCAGACGCATCTCGATGGCGACGAAGACCTGGTCAAGAGCGTGAAGCAGGACTTCCAAACTGCGTCGGTCTCTCCCAAGCTAAAGGCTGACGGCTATCGTCAGCCTGCAACGC
This Granulicella aggregans DNA region includes the following protein-coding sequences:
- a CDS encoding cation:proton antiporter, whose product is MTLLLIQMAVVLLTALACGWVARRLGQARVIGEIVGGILVGPSILGRFAPHVSARLFPQSSLASFEILSTIGLVLFLFLIGSELDYEHLRRQRSTALLASAMSILFPFLMAVMVAHYLRIRFAPDGIGNIPFVLFLGISMSITAFPVLARILEERGLQSTPLGATALMCAAVDDVCAWLLLALGLTLLPHAGEATPLTMRFLWLGIYLAVMLVVVRPLGSWVARRQSEAGLSYETLGVVVATVLASAAATEAIGIHPLFGAFLAGICFPRIERWQTAVRTRLDTITSILLLPLFFALTGMRTRLDLLSGTSIWLWTAVVLAAAVAGKMGGAIIASRLTGQSWRDAMALGALLNTRGLVELIVLNIAYNAHVFSPTLFTMLVVMALVTTMITSPILNLIGIENRNQGTRDLAMMPNRAQSDVSPGEAA